ACAATCCGCTACCGGCGCTGGCAGCACTCGACCATAGCCGTGTCAGCTACGTGGCTACCCTTGCCAAGACGCTCAGTCCGGGCCTGCGCATCGCCTATGTGGCCCTGCCCAATGCGGACATGACCCGACGGGTCGCGGCGGCCATCCGGGCCATTGCGCTCACCAATGCCGGTCTGCTCAGCGCGCTGACGGCGCGGTGGATGCAGACAGGGCAGGCGCATACGATCCTGCACGCCATCCAGAAAGAACTGCGCCTGCGCCAGTCCATTGCCCGCAGGGTGCTGGGGGAGGGGCATTGCATGAACCCCGACGGGCCGCATGTGTGGCTGAAACTGCCGGACTGGTGGGGCAGTGCGGATTTTGTGGCCTATGCCCGCAGGCGGGGACTGGCGCTGGTGCCCAGCACCGTTTTCACCATCAGTGGCGAGCCGCCGCAGCGGGCCCGGATTGCATTGGGCAGCGCACCGGATGCTGCAAGCCTTGAGGAATCCCTGCATGGCGTGCTGTCGGTCCTGCAACACAAACGCTCACCCGGCTTTGCCGATATTGTGTGACCTGCGCGCAGTGTCTGGAATCGATGGGACCATCTGATTCCGGGGCGCGCCATGCGGGCACACGGAAAAACAAAAAGGCACTTCATTCACGACTGCGTGATTATAAAATCAAGCTAAAACAGACCTTTATGGATACACCTTACGATTGTATGGTTGTCGTATATTTCTTGTATGCCTCTGTCGTGGCAGGATGGCGGCATGTAATCTGATTTGATCCGTTTGTACCTTTTTCATAAGGCATACAATATTTTGGCTCTCTGCCATCCCGTGCCACGTTTGCCTCGGCAACGCGGTCAGTCCCGGCTCCCTGCCGGAGACCGCAGCACACGGGAGAGATACCATGCCGAAAGTCGAACACGCTCCGTACAAAGACGGCGACTGCTTCGTCAATTATGAAAACAAGGTTTTTGAGGACGTCAAAGCCCAGCCCGGCGAAAAAGCCCTCATCACCTTCCACACCGTCGCCAATGAAGGCTCGGTCGGGTTCGTCAACCTGCTGCAGGCCACCCGCCTGATCCGCAAGGGCTTCGAGACGTCGGTGCTGCTATATGGACCGGGTGTCACCCTTGGTGTGCAGCGCGGCTTTCCCCGTCTGGGCGACGAAGCCTTTCCGGGGCACATGAACTGCAACAAGCAGATCGCAAAAATCCTTGAGGAAGGCGGAAAGGTCTATGCCTGCCGCTTCGCGCTTCAGGCCCTCTACGGCTACGGCGAGCAGAACCTGATCCCCGGCATCACGCCGATCAACCCGCAGGACGTGCTCGACATCATCCTGCTGGCCCGGCGCGACAACGCCTTCATCCTCAATACCTGGACCCTCTGAAGGCCGAAGGGAGGACCGCAAGCCATGTCCCGTATCGTTCGTGCCGCAGCCATCCAGATCAGCCCCGTCCTTGGTGACGATGGTCTGGGAACTGCCCGGAAAGTCTGTCAGGCCATCCGCGAGGCCGCCGAAAAAGGCGTGAAACTGGCGGTCTTTCCCGAAACCTTTGTGCCGTACTATCCCTATTTCTCGTTCATCCAGCCGGCTTTCCGCTTCGGTGGGGAGCATCTGGCGCTTTACGAACGCGCCGTCGTCATTCCCGGTCCGGTCACCGACATGGTGGCCGAGGCCGCGCGCCAGACCGGCATGGTCGTGGTGCTGGGCGTGAACGAGCGCGATTTCGGCACGCTCTACAACACCCAGATCATCTTCGACGCCACGGGTGAAATCCTGCTCAAACGC
The window above is part of the Komagataeibacter sucrofermentans DSM 15973 genome. Proteins encoded here:
- a CDS encoding MSMEG_0572/Sll0783 family nitrogen starvation response protein, with amino-acid sequence MPKVEHAPYKDGDCFVNYENKVFEDVKAQPGEKALITFHTVANEGSVGFVNLLQATRLIRKGFETSVLLYGPGVTLGVQRGFPRLGDEAFPGHMNCNKQIAKILEEGGKVYACRFALQALYGYGEQNLIPGITPINPQDVLDIILLARRDNAFILNTWTL